A region from the Cannabis sativa cultivar Pink pepper isolate KNU-18-1 chromosome 9, ASM2916894v1, whole genome shotgun sequence genome encodes:
- the LOC115723345 gene encoding protein SIEVE ELEMENT OCCLUSION B, translating to MLSLAQNVVSKVGIVVSGEQQRIEGEVSLFSMSDKKITDLIYATHVHADDTFDEDSLFVIVENILTRATQSIEKLVQGSQVHLENIEDRAPAKANFNVPLCTLKSINSELCCKAPGEATAHKTTLSILNKLSNYSWEAKAVLALAALALEFGDFWLLAQLYQSDPLAKQLAILKRVPTLIKPSELPKRRQAILELSNLIKTTMRVIAIFDEFEKLSVYDHKDIPGLTTALDHLPVDVYWSILTITACATKVSILISDEPDRPHDLSPYAQKIHYILNQLNMQLTICRRQLEEAEAYRKIKKIMRTPTEIMEIFKALIFQKNNVQPLIDGSTNKTVTIEVLRKKTVFMFFSSLDITDDDITILKPTYDIITKKDTNYAIVWIPIVEQWTEELKKKYEILRSKMPWYSLQLFTPISGIKFIKEEWQFQGKPMLVVTNPQGKVENLNAFHLIRVWGLKAFPFNKKAGEDMDREFHWIGPVVNNIHPTIETWVKEEKYIFFYGGKDNDLIQTFTKKVTALVNDPFLKEAKINIELFCVGKTAKGGEDHGILGRFWTGIESLFFTKANKDVDPVTLEIQKLLSYKNESAWAVLSKGSSVVTTGHGSAILKVIEEFELWKETIKVKGFEVAFKEHYTKVTQTVRHCCRLDVPVVAGKAPDRMKCPECPRVMETYVSYKCCHVDGPHH from the exons ATGTTGAGCCTAGCTCAAAATGTCGTTTCCAAAGTGGGGATTGTCGTTTCAGGAGAGCAACAACGCATCGAAGGCGAGGTCAGCTTGTTCTCCATGTCCGATAAGAAGATTACTGACCTTATCTACGCTACTCATGTCCACGCCGATGACACATTCGACGAAGACTCACTTTTTGTCATCGTCGAAAATATTCTCACTCGTGCAACTCAGTCCATTGAAAAACTTGttcag GGAAGCCAAGTTCATCTGGAGAACATAGAAGACAGAGCCCCTGCAAAAGCTAACTTCAATGTTCCCTTATGCACCCTCAAGTCGATCAATAGCGAG CTGTGTTGCAAGGCTCCGGGAGAGGCAACAGCCCATAAAACAACACTGTCGATTCTGAACAAGCTATCAAACTATTCATGGGAAGCAAAGGCAGTGTTGGCACTGGCTGCTTTGGCCTTAGAATTTGGAGATTTCTGGCTTTTGGCTCAGCTATACCAGTCCGATCCTTTGGCCAAACAATTGGCCATTCTCAAAAGAGTGCCTACTCTCATCAAGCCATCTGAGCTTCCAAAACGCCGCCAAGCTATTCTTGAGCTTAGCAATCTCATCAAAACCACTATGCGAGTCATAGCAATCTTTGATGAGTTTGAGAAGCTCTCTGTTTATGACCATAAAGACATCCCTGGCTTGACTACTGCTTTGGACCATTTGCCTGTCGACGTTTATTGGTCTATTCTTACTATTACAGCTTGTGCTACTAAGGTTTCTATTCTCATCAGTGATGA ACCGGATAGGCCTCATGATTTGTCCCCTTATGCTCAAAAAATCCATTACATTCTCAACCAGCTTAATATGCAGCTCACTATCTGCAGAAGACAGCTAG AGGAGGCAGAGGCTTACAGAAAAATCAAAAAGATCATGCGAACCCCAACTGAAATCATGGAGATTTTCAAGGCCTTGATCTTCCAGAAGAACAATGTGCAGCCACTTATTGATGGTTCCACAAACAAAAcg GTGACAATCGAAGTACTAAGGAAGAAAACAGTGTTCATGTTCTTCTCGAGCCTTGATATCACAGACGACGACATCACTATCCTCAAACCTACTTACGACATAATTACAAAGAAAGATACAAACTACGCAATCGTTTGGATTCCAATTGTGGAACAATGGACAGAGGAGCTGAAGAAGAAGTACGAGATTTTGAGATCAAAGATGCCATGGTACAGTTTGCAGCTATTTACTCCGATTTCAGGGATAAAGTTCATTAAGGAAGAGTGGCAATTCCAGGGCAAGCCTATGCTGGTGGTGACCAACCCACAAGGGAAAGTGGAGAACCTCAATGCTTTTCATCTTATTAGAGTTTGGGGTCTTAAGGCCTTTCCTTTCAACAAGAAAGCTGGGGAAGATATGGACAGAGAATTTCACTGGATTGGTCCAGTTGTCAACAACATCCACCCAACTATCGAGACTTGG GTGAAAGAGGAAAAGTATATCTTCTTCTATGGTGGAAAAGACAACGATTTGATCCAGACATTCACGAAGAAAGTCACAGCCCTCGTGAACGATCCTTTCCTCAAGGAAGCAAAGATCAACATCGAACTGTTTTGCGTAGGAAAGACAGCCAAAGGAGGAGAAGACCACGGCATTCTAGGGCGGTTCTGGACTGGAATCGAGAGCTTGTTCTTCACCAAGGCTAACAAGGACGTTGACCCAGTAACTCTAGAGATCCAAAAGCTTCTTTCTTACAAGAACGAGAGTGCATGGGCTGTTCTCAGCAAAGGATCTTCGGTGGTCACCACAGGCCATGGCTCGGCCATACTTAAGGTCATTGAGGAGTTTGAACTGTGGAAGGAAACCATTAAGGTTAAGGGTTTCGAGGTAGCTTTCAAGGAACATTACACTAAGGTCACTCAAACTGTTCGCCACTGTTGCCGTCTTGATGTCCCTGTTGTCGCCGGGAAAGCTCCGGATAGGATGAAATGCCCAGAATGCCCCCGGGTGATGGAGACTTACGTCAGTTACAAGTGTTGCCACGTCGATGGACCACATCACTAA